A single region of the Leptothrix cholodnii SP-6 genome encodes:
- the nifT gene encoding putative nitrogen fixation protein NifT, whose protein sequence is MKVMIRRSSAGVLSAYVPKKDLEEPIVSQEKTDLFGGTVTLANGWVLALPEMAAGTNLPITVEARRLCGDTD, encoded by the coding sequence ATGAAAGTGATGATCCGCCGCAGCTCAGCCGGGGTGCTCTCCGCCTACGTGCCCAAGAAGGACCTCGAGGAGCCGATCGTCTCGCAGGAGAAGACCGATCTCTTCGGCGGCACCGTGACGCTCGCCAACGGCTGGGTGCTGGCATTGCCGGAGATGGCCGCGGGCACGAACCTGCCGATCACCGTCGAGGCCAGGCGCCTCTGCGGTGACACCGACTGA
- a CDS encoding DegT/DnrJ/EryC1/StrS family aminotransferase — translation MSSLPAEPMDETVEEESFDLPDDWLLLSDPDITEVESELVQAALREPRLAAGPMVEHFEKQFAAWLGRKHAVAVASGTIGTWLALRAMGIGSGDEVIASPYGWYQVAHAVSLTGAKVVFADINYWTGCLDPVRTASQITDRTRAILAGNVNGHPAAWHAFRALARDRGLKLIEDSTEAIGSRYAGAMVGSFGDAAVFDFSQPSALCCGEGGMIVTDDDALAMELRYLRARSIRDRRSVSVGSRVPLQASISELTAALGAGQLVRIDQILAQRKQVEAYYIEQMQSFEGIKPPYVATDVEEVHWMVYTVHLGKRFTVSACEQIIEDMAAESIEAVLYCQPLHQQFHYIQQGYKRGQFPLVERIADRALALPFHTHLEADHVKFIVKTMKDSSVNVGAGAAIY, via the coding sequence ATGAGTTCCCTGCCTGCCGAACCGATGGACGAGACGGTCGAAGAAGAGAGCTTCGACCTGCCCGACGACTGGCTGCTGCTGTCCGACCCCGACATCACCGAGGTCGAGTCCGAGCTGGTGCAGGCGGCGTTGCGCGAGCCGCGGCTGGCGGCCGGGCCGATGGTCGAGCACTTCGAGAAGCAGTTCGCTGCCTGGTTGGGCCGCAAGCACGCGGTGGCGGTGGCCAGCGGCACGATCGGCACCTGGCTCGCGTTGCGGGCGATGGGCATCGGCTCCGGCGACGAGGTGATCGCTTCGCCCTACGGCTGGTATCAGGTGGCTCATGCCGTGAGCCTGACCGGCGCGAAGGTGGTGTTTGCCGACATCAACTACTGGACCGGCTGCCTCGACCCGGTGCGCACCGCATCGCAGATCACCGACCGGACCCGCGCCATCCTGGCCGGCAACGTCAACGGCCACCCGGCCGCCTGGCATGCGTTTCGTGCGCTGGCGCGTGATCGCGGCCTGAAGCTGATCGAGGATTCGACCGAGGCGATCGGCTCGCGTTATGCCGGCGCGATGGTCGGCAGCTTCGGCGACGCGGCGGTGTTCGACTTCTCGCAACCCTCGGCGCTGTGCTGCGGCGAGGGCGGCATGATCGTCACCGACGACGATGCCCTGGCGATGGAGCTGCGCTACCTGCGCGCCCGCTCGATCCGTGACCGGCGTTCGGTGTCGGTGGGCTCGCGCGTGCCGCTGCAGGCCTCGATCAGCGAGCTGACCGCCGCGCTCGGCGCCGGCCAGCTGGTGCGCATCGATCAGATCCTGGCGCAGCGCAAGCAGGTCGAGGCGTATTACATCGAGCAGATGCAGAGCTTCGAAGGCATCAAGCCGCCCTACGTGGCGACCGATGTCGAAGAGGTGCACTGGATGGTCTACACCGTGCACCTGGGCAAGCGTTTCACGGTGAGCGCCTGCGAGCAGATCATCGAGGACATGGCGGCCGAATCCATCGAGGCCGTCCTCTACTGCCAGCCGCTGCACCAGCAGTTCCATTACATCCAGCAGGGCTACAAGCGCGGCCAGTTTCCGCTGGTCGAGCGCATCGCCGATCGCGCGCTGGCGCTGCCTTTCCACACCCATCTCGAAGCCGACCACGTGAAGTTCATCGTCAAGACGATGAAGGACAGCTCGGTCAACGTCGGCGCGGGTGCGGCCATCTACTGA
- a CDS encoding SIR2 family protein: MSHITVNEVPVALIDGLRAGKLAPFLGPEMLSLCSDQPVPATPLALATFLNSKTSVPGKIRNRLTAVAQFIENFKHRKTLVAAMDQAYAATPTPSPLHRWLAALPSPLIVDCWYDRTMRSVLGARTDWAEAQGLSQSEHFGTWIGWYTAQGDVSPDPIEATTVLYKPWGSASPVGNYLVSDTDYVEVLTEIDIQTPIPALVQERRAELGFVFLGCRFNDQLPRAFARQIMTRSKGPHYAVLADEPTRMEARFLEEQGITRIALPLADVAERLTAGAVLTA; this comes from the coding sequence ATGAGCCACATCACCGTGAATGAAGTCCCCGTCGCATTGATCGACGGCTTGCGCGCCGGCAAGCTGGCGCCGTTTCTCGGCCCGGAGATGCTGAGCCTGTGCAGCGATCAGCCGGTGCCGGCCACGCCGCTGGCGCTCGCCACCTTCCTCAACAGCAAGACCTCGGTGCCAGGCAAGATCCGCAACCGCCTGACCGCGGTGGCGCAGTTCATCGAGAACTTCAAGCACCGCAAGACCCTGGTCGCCGCGATGGACCAGGCCTACGCCGCCACGCCCACGCCGTCGCCGCTGCACCGCTGGCTGGCGGCGCTGCCCTCGCCACTGATCGTCGACTGCTGGTACGACCGCACGATGCGCAGCGTGCTCGGGGCGCGAACCGACTGGGCCGAGGCGCAAGGCCTGTCGCAGTCCGAGCACTTCGGCACCTGGATCGGCTGGTACACCGCGCAGGGCGACGTCAGCCCCGATCCGATCGAGGCCACCACGGTGCTCTACAAGCCCTGGGGCAGCGCCTCGCCGGTGGGCAACTACCTGGTGTCGGACACCGACTACGTCGAGGTGCTGACCGAGATCGACATCCAGACGCCGATCCCCGCGCTGGTGCAGGAGCGCCGCGCCGAGCTGGGTTTTGTCTTCCTCGGCTGCCGCTTCAACGACCAGCTGCCGCGTGCCTTCGCGCGCCAGATCATGACGCGCTCGAAGGGCCCGCATTACGCCGTGCTGGCCGATGAACCGACGCGCATGGAAGCGCGTTTTCTCGAAGAGCAGGGCATCACCCGCATCGCCTTGCCGCTGGCCGATGTGGCCGAGCGGCTCACCGCCGGCGCCGTGCTGACGGCCTGA
- a CDS encoding 2Fe-2S iron-sulfur cluster-binding protein, translated as MSTLTIMPSGKTVEVEAGTNLLQAILDAGEKLISKCGGDAKCGACHLFLTGGRKGVSKMTPAENAKLDTLIGIGSKSRLACQMTLLGTEPVTVELLGALSG; from the coding sequence ATGTCCACACTCACCATCATGCCCAGCGGCAAGACCGTCGAGGTCGAGGCCGGCACCAACCTGCTGCAAGCCATCCTCGATGCCGGCGAGAAGCTGATCAGCAAATGCGGCGGCGACGCCAAGTGCGGCGCCTGCCACCTGTTCCTGACCGGCGGCCGCAAGGGCGTCTCGAAGATGACGCCGGCCGAGAACGCCAAGCTCGACACCCTCATCGGCATCGGCAGCAAGTCGCGCCTGGCCTGCCAGATGACGCTGCTGGGCACCGAGCCGGTCACGGTCGAGCTGCTCGGCGCGCTGTCGGGCTGA
- a CDS encoding flavin monoamine oxidase family protein produces the protein MLDVAIVGGGLCGLALAHSLQARGRDWRLFESRDRLGGRALTVRSDNGTPVDLGATWFWPHSQPAITRLVADLGLASFAQHDDGRVLHLSDPNRSPMAVALTEQLRPAADASVPATPGAVHGGARRIAGGTGAVIDALARPLPDARLRLGHSLVAVIDHGDFIELQLRHGKALYSVHARQLVLALPPRVIEAGVRFTPALEPAVREAMQRTPTWMATAAKAGFAYSRAFWREAGHTGNAWVTHPQAMLAEVFDACGPDGVANPAQAPAAYPGAALAGFAALGAVQRESFARGRDLLLRSQLVQLFGADAVDPALQPETFWQDWANEPDTCSPADIAEEGLQGGHPGYGEPLLAQAQWGGRLYFGGSETSRQGGGYLDGALCAAGRLRRQLLAEVVS, from the coding sequence ATGCTGGATGTGGCCATCGTCGGTGGCGGCTTGTGCGGGCTGGCGCTTGCGCACAGCCTGCAGGCACGAGGGCGCGACTGGCGCCTGTTCGAATCACGTGACCGGCTCGGTGGCCGCGCCCTCACGGTGCGGTCCGACAACGGCACGCCGGTCGATCTCGGCGCCACCTGGTTCTGGCCGCACAGCCAGCCGGCCATCACCCGGCTGGTGGCCGACCTGGGGCTGGCGAGCTTTGCGCAGCACGACGATGGCCGCGTGCTGCACCTCTCGGACCCCAACCGCTCGCCGATGGCGGTGGCGCTGACCGAGCAGTTGCGGCCCGCCGCCGATGCCTCGGTGCCGGCGACGCCGGGCGCCGTGCACGGCGGCGCGCGGCGCATCGCCGGCGGCACCGGCGCGGTCATCGACGCGCTGGCGCGGCCCCTGCCCGATGCGCGCTTGCGGCTCGGGCACAGCCTGGTCGCGGTCATCGACCATGGCGATTTCATCGAGCTGCAATTGCGCCACGGCAAGGCCTTGTATTCGGTGCACGCGCGCCAGCTGGTGCTGGCGCTGCCGCCGCGTGTCATCGAAGCCGGCGTGCGTTTCACGCCCGCGCTGGAGCCGGCCGTGCGCGAGGCGATGCAGCGCACGCCGACCTGGATGGCCACCGCGGCCAAGGCCGGCTTTGCCTACAGCCGGGCGTTCTGGCGCGAGGCCGGCCACACCGGCAACGCCTGGGTCACGCATCCGCAGGCGATGCTGGCGGAGGTGTTCGACGCCTGTGGCCCCGATGGGGTGGCCAATCCTGCGCAGGCACCCGCGGCCTACCCCGGCGCGGCGCTGGCCGGTTTTGCCGCACTCGGCGCGGTGCAGCGCGAGAGCTTTGCGCGCGGCCGGGACCTGCTGCTGCGCAGCCAGCTGGTGCAGCTGTTCGGCGCCGATGCGGTCGACCCGGCCCTGCAGCCCGAGACGTTCTGGCAGGACTGGGCCAACGAGCCCGACACCTGCAGCCCCGCCGACATCGCCGAAGAGGGCCTGCAAGGTGGCCATCCCGGTTATGGCGAGCCGCTGCTGGCCCAGGCGCAATGGGGTGGCCGGCTCTATTTCGGCGGCTCGGAAACGTCGCGCCAGGGCGGCGGTTATCTCGACGGCGCACTGTGCGCGGCCGGGCGCCTGCGCCGGCAACTGCTGGCCGAGGTGGTGAGCTAG
- a CDS encoding SHOCT domain-containing protein codes for MRQLSPAGQDIINGIAQRHGFSVDATMSMLDAVINGNGSMAQFNHPEFSGSGQWMRGGMTMVSDMFNNYLKGRVDGLCSELSNLVANQPDLVRTGSFQSQSQGSGGGYGQVQTSHSGQGNNPGNGFGAASLFVPPAPGTGGDWWPSDLRWPNSTGSQNGVRYAYFSQARRLAIDVGGNVTVYDTLDHQIGGFSQQQSVGGSLSFSSQYGLIDVASLPVVWANGGPVWAQPAPAPAPAPAPYQPDNSAPAYAPAATQDVFATIERLADLRAKGILSDEEFAAKKAELLSRV; via the coding sequence ATGCGACAACTCTCACCGGCCGGCCAGGACATCATCAACGGCATCGCCCAGCGCCACGGCTTCAGCGTGGACGCGACGATGAGCATGCTCGACGCCGTCATCAACGGCAACGGCAGCATGGCGCAGTTCAACCATCCCGAGTTCTCCGGCTCGGGCCAGTGGATGCGCGGCGGCATGACGATGGTGTCGGACATGTTCAACAACTACCTCAAGGGCCGTGTCGACGGTTTGTGCTCGGAGTTGTCGAACCTGGTGGCGAATCAGCCCGACCTGGTGCGCACCGGCAGTTTCCAGTCGCAGAGCCAGGGCAGCGGTGGCGGTTACGGCCAGGTGCAGACCAGCCACAGCGGCCAAGGCAACAACCCGGGCAACGGTTTCGGCGCGGCCAGCCTGTTCGTGCCGCCGGCACCGGGCACCGGCGGCGACTGGTGGCCGTCCGACCTGCGCTGGCCCAACAGCACCGGCTCGCAGAACGGCGTGCGTTACGCGTACTTCTCGCAGGCGCGCCGGCTGGCGATCGACGTGGGCGGCAACGTCACGGTCTACGACACGCTCGACCACCAGATCGGTGGTTTCTCGCAGCAGCAGTCGGTGGGCGGTTCGCTGAGCTTTTCGAGCCAATATGGCCTGATCGACGTCGCGAGCCTGCCGGTGGTCTGGGCCAACGGCGGGCCGGTCTGGGCGCAGCCCGCGCCTGCTCCGGCACCCGCACCGGCGCCGTATCAGCCCGACAACAGCGCGCCGGCGTACGCGCCTGCAGCCACCCAGGACGTGTTCGCCACCATCGAGCGGCTGGCCGACCTGCGCGCCAAGGGCATCCTGAGCGACGAGGAATTCGCAGCCAAGAAGGCGGAGCTGCTGAGCCGGGTCTGA
- a CDS encoding histidine phosphatase family protein: MPMQRRHLIALGLAWPALASRTARAAEGDDVASALRTGGVVLVMRHALAPGNFDPPGFRLGDCSTQRNLSDEGRAQARRIGEWFKARQLQPARVRTSPWCRCVDTARLAFGAADEWAALGSPRAGSASANADHLRQLRQALVAGSARPGGFEVWVTHNFVLADLVGGAAGSGEGLVLKADAGGAPQVLARLNVN, from the coding sequence ATGCCGATGCAACGCCGCCACCTGATCGCGCTCGGTCTGGCCTGGCCGGCGCTGGCCAGCCGCACCGCACGGGCCGCCGAGGGCGACGACGTCGCCAGCGCCTTGCGCACCGGCGGCGTGGTGCTGGTGATGCGCCACGCGCTGGCGCCGGGCAACTTCGATCCGCCCGGCTTCCGGCTCGGCGATTGCAGCACCCAGCGCAACCTGAGCGACGAGGGCCGCGCCCAGGCCCGGCGCATCGGCGAGTGGTTCAAGGCCCGCCAGCTGCAGCCCGCGCGGGTGCGCACGAGCCCCTGGTGCCGCTGTGTCGACACCGCCCGGCTGGCCTTCGGCGCGGCCGACGAATGGGCCGCGCTGGGCTCGCCGCGTGCCGGCAGCGCGAGCGCCAACGCCGATCACCTGCGCCAACTGCGCCAGGCGCTGGTGGCCGGATCGGCGCGGCCGGGCGGTTTCGAGGTCTGGGTCACGCACAACTTCGTGCTGGCGGACCTGGTCGGCGGCGCGGCCGGCTCCGGCGAGGGCCTGGTGCTCAAGGCCGACGCCGGCGGCGCGCCGCAGGTGCTGGCGCGGCTGAACGTGAACTGA
- a CDS encoding VF530 family DNA-binding protein: MQAPSPPTKQPRNPLHGLTLENIVSALVAQYGWAGLGERVPVRCFISEPSIASSLKFLRKTPWAREKVESLYLYMLRDVRREAAFRPAASTVTPAQVPPDTST; encoded by the coding sequence ATGCAGGCGCCCTCCCCACCCACGAAACAACCCCGCAATCCGCTGCACGGCCTGACGCTGGAGAACATCGTCAGCGCGCTGGTGGCGCAGTACGGCTGGGCCGGCCTGGGCGAGCGCGTGCCGGTGCGCTGCTTCATCAGCGAGCCCAGCATCGCGTCGAGCCTCAAGTTCCTGCGCAAGACGCCGTGGGCGCGCGAGAAGGTCGAGAGCCTCTACCTCTACATGCTGCGCGACGTGCGCCGCGAGGCGGCCTTCCGGCCGGCGGCGTCGACGGTCACGCCCGCCCAGGTGCCGCCGGACACGTCGACCTGA
- a CDS encoding immunoglobulin domain-containing protein → MALAAATVLLSACGSDTAKPTAPQAAVIAAEAAQKPPAITAQPQPATVVSGGSARFSVTATGEALSYQWLSNGQPLPKADGPSFTTHAASITDSGTQYTVRISNGNGEVVSQAAVLTVSEAMFSN, encoded by the coding sequence TTGGCGCTTGCCGCCGCGACCGTGCTGCTGAGCGCGTGCGGCAGCGACACCGCCAAGCCGACCGCCCCGCAAGCCGCCGTGATCGCGGCCGAAGCCGCGCAGAAGCCGCCGGCGATCACGGCCCAGCCGCAACCGGCCACCGTGGTCAGCGGCGGCAGCGCCAGGTTCAGCGTCACCGCCACCGGCGAGGCGCTGAGCTATCAATGGCTGAGCAACGGCCAGCCGCTGCCCAAGGCCGACGGCCCGAGCTTCACCACCCATGCTGCATCGATCACCGATTCGGGCACGCAATACACCGTGCGGATCAGCAACGGCAACGGCGAAGTCGTCAGCCAGGCCGCGGTGCTGACCGTCTCCGAGGCGATGTTCTCGAACTGA
- a CDS encoding thioredoxin domain-containing protein, with protein sequence MPNRLADPSSAYLRQHARDPVDWYPWGEEALAKARAEDKPILLSIGYAACHWCHVMARESFADPATAALMNEGFVSILVDREQRPDLDQIYQQAHSLLRRSGGGWPLNVFLSPQGVPFYSGTYFPAEANEGQQSLRDVLGSVGKVWRERRADLARQDAALLDALAETLPRADPRAVLDARVRDQACEQLGSAFDAENGGFGTVPKFAHPTDLAFLLRRGRDEDDPAALHMALDTLAKMAEGGICDQIGGGFFRYSVDARWRVPHFEKMLCDNALLLALYADAFALTGESLFRRMVDETAGWALREMQAADGGFHASLAADDAQGREGRVYVWESEPLRLALSPDEWDVCAAHWGLVDAPDFEGRYWQLHVARPAADLALLLHRPEEMVEELIASARTKLLAARDQREHPARNEQQLTAWNALMITGLARAAAVCERADWIAAARRALALIRSERWVDGRLLAMPGQHGFLDDHAFMLEAVLALHAADPQADDLPFAVAIAEALLTQFEDPADGGFFFTPHDAPALIHRPKPGLDTATPSGNGTAALALQALGRQVNDPRYFAAASRCVRVFAAQVQNEPASHTRLLQAAALND encoded by the coding sequence ATGCCCAACCGCCTCGCCGACCCGTCATCCGCCTACCTGCGCCAGCACGCACGCGACCCGGTGGACTGGTACCCCTGGGGCGAGGAAGCGCTCGCCAAGGCCCGCGCCGAAGACAAGCCCATCCTGCTGTCGATCGGCTACGCCGCCTGCCACTGGTGCCACGTGATGGCGCGCGAATCGTTTGCCGACCCGGCCACCGCCGCGCTGATGAACGAAGGTTTCGTCAGCATCCTGGTCGACCGCGAACAGCGCCCCGACCTCGACCAGATCTACCAGCAGGCCCACAGCCTGCTGCGCCGCAGCGGCGGCGGCTGGCCGCTGAACGTCTTCCTGTCGCCGCAGGGCGTGCCCTTCTACAGCGGCACCTATTTCCCGGCCGAGGCCAATGAAGGCCAGCAATCCCTGCGCGACGTGCTCGGCTCGGTCGGCAAGGTCTGGCGCGAGCGCCGTGCCGACCTGGCGCGCCAGGACGCCGCGCTGCTGGATGCACTGGCCGAGACCCTGCCGCGCGCCGACCCGCGCGCCGTGCTCGATGCCCGCGTGCGCGACCAGGCCTGCGAGCAGCTCGGCAGCGCCTTCGATGCCGAGAACGGCGGCTTCGGCACGGTGCCCAAGTTCGCCCACCCCACCGACCTGGCTTTCCTGCTGCGCCGCGGCCGTGACGAGGACGACCCGGCCGCCCTGCACATGGCGCTCGACACGCTGGCCAAGATGGCCGAAGGCGGCATCTGCGACCAGATCGGCGGCGGCTTCTTCCGCTACAGCGTCGACGCCCGCTGGCGCGTGCCGCACTTCGAGAAGATGCTGTGTGACAACGCCTTGCTGCTGGCGCTCTATGCCGACGCATTCGCGCTCACCGGCGAGTCGCTGTTTCGCCGCATGGTCGACGAGACCGCCGGCTGGGCGCTGCGCGAGATGCAGGCCGCCGACGGCGGCTTCCACGCCTCGCTCGCCGCCGACGACGCGCAGGGCCGCGAAGGCCGCGTCTATGTCTGGGAAAGCGAGCCGCTGCGGCTGGCGCTGTCACCCGACGAATGGGATGTCTGCGCCGCCCATTGGGGCCTGGTGGACGCACCCGATTTCGAGGGCAGATACTGGCAGTTGCACGTCGCCCGGCCGGCCGCCGATCTGGCGTTGCTGCTGCACCGGCCCGAGGAGATGGTCGAAGAACTCATCGCCTCGGCCCGCACCAAGCTGCTGGCCGCACGCGACCAGCGCGAACACCCGGCCCGCAACGAGCAGCAGCTCACCGCCTGGAACGCGCTGATGATCACCGGCCTGGCGCGCGCCGCCGCGGTCTGCGAGCGCGCCGACTGGATCGCCGCTGCGCGTCGGGCGCTGGCGCTGATCCGCAGCGAGCGCTGGGTCGACGGGCGGCTGCTCGCGATGCCCGGTCAACACGGCTTTCTCGACGATCACGCCTTCATGCTCGAAGCCGTGCTGGCCCTGCATGCCGCCGACCCGCAGGCCGACGACCTGCCGTTTGCGGTGGCGATTGCCGAGGCGCTGCTGACGCAATTTGAAGACCCGGCGGACGGCGGTTTCTTCTTCACGCCGCATGACGCGCCGGCGCTGATCCATCGCCCGAAGCCGGGCCTGGACACCGCCACGCCGTCAGGCAACGGCACCGCCGCGCTGGCCCTGCAGGCGCTCGGCCGGCAGGTCAACGACCCGCGCTATTTCGCTGCAGCGAGCCGCTGCGTGCGGGTGTTCGCGGCGCAGGTTCAAAACGAGCCGGCGAGTCACACGCGGTTGTTGCAGGCGGCTGCGCTGAACGATTGA
- a CDS encoding GGDEF domain-containing protein: MNDFRTCIAVLVFYLIDAGLMALFCAFGAGNWASPMWIAGTGLVVAGGGAVLVHRFGGGRLDDPRLVIVQAGSALVVTLGVALFDPPLMALMLMTVIVIIPTAALRLAPGGLLSLCMVAAVASFAVVAAHGGRLTIPADTAAQQALSGMFLLWTLVKGASINLAGMALRMELNDSHERLAAALLRVEQLAERDELTGLPNRRRMQAALAEERERCSRNGVSFSVAMLDIDHFKRINDLYGHPMGDAVLRSVAQLMRTALRKPDLVGRVGGEEFLMILPGAARLEEAKHVVERVRAAIEGNDWSATRADLQVTASIGVAVGEPGESVESLFDRADRGLYLAKQGGRNQVAADTPRPH, encoded by the coding sequence TTGAACGACTTCCGCACCTGTATCGCTGTGCTGGTGTTCTACCTCATCGATGCGGGCCTCATGGCATTGTTTTGCGCGTTCGGCGCCGGCAACTGGGCCTCTCCGATGTGGATCGCTGGTACAGGACTGGTGGTCGCCGGTGGGGGCGCCGTCCTGGTGCACCGCTTCGGCGGAGGGCGCTTGGACGACCCTCGGCTGGTGATCGTGCAGGCCGGGTCGGCACTGGTTGTGACGCTGGGCGTGGCATTGTTCGATCCGCCACTCATGGCCCTGATGCTGATGACGGTGATCGTGATCATCCCGACCGCGGCGCTGCGCCTTGCGCCGGGCGGCCTGCTTTCGCTTTGCATGGTGGCTGCGGTGGCCTCCTTCGCGGTGGTGGCTGCCCACGGCGGCCGGCTGACGATCCCCGCCGACACCGCGGCGCAGCAAGCGCTCAGCGGGATGTTTCTGCTCTGGACGCTGGTCAAAGGCGCCAGCATCAACCTGGCCGGCATGGCGCTGCGCATGGAACTCAACGACAGCCACGAACGCCTGGCCGCCGCGCTGTTGCGTGTCGAGCAACTGGCTGAACGGGACGAGTTGACGGGCCTGCCCAACCGGCGCCGCATGCAGGCCGCGCTGGCTGAGGAACGTGAACGCTGCAGCCGCAACGGCGTCAGCTTCTCGGTGGCGATGCTGGACATCGACCACTTCAAGCGCATCAACGACCTGTATGGCCACCCGATGGGCGACGCGGTCTTACGGTCGGTGGCCCAGCTGATGAGAACCGCATTGCGCAAGCCAGACCTCGTCGGCAGAGTGGGCGGCGAGGAGTTCCTGATGATCCTGCCCGGGGCTGCGCGCCTCGAGGAAGCGAAGCATGTCGTGGAGCGGGTGCGCGCGGCGATCGAAGGCAACGACTGGTCAGCGACGAGGGCCGACCTGCAGGTCACAGCATCGATCGGCGTCGCGGTTGGCGAGCCGGGTGAGTCGGTGGAAAGCCTTTTCGACCGGGCCGATCGCGGCCTTTATCTCGCCAAGCAGGGTGGCCGCAACCAGGTCGCAGCCGACACACCTCGGCCGCACTGA
- a CDS encoding FmdB family zinc ribbon protein, whose translation MPLYDYHCKACDAAFELLVRSGTVPTCPSCASTELVRAVSRIAPAGKIEAIRMANRRMADAQGHFSNLGAGERARLLKSK comes from the coding sequence ATGCCGCTGTACGACTACCACTGCAAGGCCTGCGATGCCGCGTTCGAACTGCTGGTGCGCTCCGGCACCGTGCCGACCTGCCCGAGCTGTGCCTCGACCGAGCTGGTGCGCGCGGTCTCGCGCATCGCCCCGGCCGGCAAGATCGAAGCCATCCGCATGGCCAACCGCCGCATGGCCGATGCCCAGGGCCACTTCAGCAACCTCGGCGCGGGCGAACGCGCCAGGCTGCTGAAGTCGAAGTAG
- the nifH gene encoding nitrogenase iron protein: MAALRQIAFYGKGGIGKSTTSQNTLAALSDLGQKILIVGCDPKADSTRLILHAKAQDTILSLAAEAGSVEDLELEDVMKVGYKDIRCVESGGPEPGVGCAGRGVITSINFLEENGAYDGVDYVSYDVLGDVVCGGFAMPIRENKAQEIYIVMSGEMMAMYAANNISKGILKYANSGGVRLGGLVCNERQTDKELELADSLAKMLGSRLIHFVPRDNIVQHAELRRMTVLEYAPESKQAQEYRTLASKIHNNAGNGTIPTPITMDQLEDLLMEHGIMKAVDESQVGKSAAELVA; encoded by the coding sequence ATGGCTGCACTTCGGCAAATCGCCTTCTACGGCAAAGGTGGCATCGGCAAGTCCACCACCTCGCAGAACACCCTGGCTGCATTGAGCGACCTGGGCCAGAAGATCCTCATCGTCGGCTGTGATCCCAAGGCCGACTCGACCCGCCTGATCCTGCACGCCAAGGCCCAGGACACCATCCTGTCGCTGGCCGCCGAGGCCGGTTCGGTCGAGGACCTCGAGCTCGAGGACGTGATGAAGGTCGGCTACAAGGACATCCGTTGCGTCGAATCCGGTGGCCCGGAGCCGGGTGTCGGTTGCGCCGGCCGCGGCGTGATCACCTCGATCAACTTCCTCGAGGAAAACGGCGCCTATGACGGCGTGGACTACGTGTCCTACGACGTGCTCGGCGACGTGGTGTGCGGTGGTTTTGCCATGCCCATCCGCGAGAACAAGGCGCAGGAGATCTACATCGTGATGTCGGGCGAGATGATGGCCATGTACGCGGCCAACAACATCTCCAAGGGCATCCTGAAGTACGCCAACTCGGGCGGCGTGCGCCTGGGCGGCCTGGTCTGCAACGAGCGCCAGACCGACAAGGAACTCGAGCTGGCCGACTCGCTGGCCAAGATGCTCGGCTCCAGGCTGATCCACTTCGTGCCGCGCGACAACATCGTTCAACACGCGGAACTGCGTCGCATGACGGTGCTCGAGTACGCGCCGGAATCCAAGCAGGCGCAGGAGTACCGCACGCTGGCTTCGAAGATCCACAACAACGCCGGCAACGGCACGATCCCCACCCCCATCACGATGGATCAGCTCGAAGACCTGCTGATGGAGCACGGGATCATGAAGGCGGTCGACGAAAGCCAGGTCGGCAAGTCGGCTGCCGAACTCGTCGCCTGA